A single genomic interval of Spinacia oleracea cultivar Varoflay chromosome 6, BTI_SOV_V1, whole genome shotgun sequence harbors:
- the LOC130462422 gene encoding uncharacterized protein, producing MPYDLYSYITKDIWKEFVKIRTSEEAEEISEKARQSQSFNIYPHHMGQKSYAEMTSEWQRKGYIPSISSSSEGSSASTISSSLPSRTCLWLLARSVPDEKGNPYLPDEGTQKVKENIDEWKRKQDEGEFVPKSARDDVLSRALGKTKEGIPLTFGGGVGIKDVWGTGERRSFRRYGDAEMEEMEARVTKRVKDETIQEMNSKMDAMVMEKFITFSKELGVQIPS from the exons atgccatatgatttgtatagttatataactaaggatatatggaaggaatttgtgaagatacgtacctccgaagaagctgag gaaataagtgagaaagcaagacagagtcaatctttcaacatatatcctcatcatatgggacagaaatcatatgctgaaatgacaagtgaatggcagagaaaagggtacattccctcaatttcttcgtcatctgaaggttcctctgcgtctacaatttcttcaagtttgccgagtaggacatgtttatggcttcttgcaagatcggtaccagatgagaaaggaaatccttacttgccggatgagggcacacaaaaggtcaaagaaaatatt gatgaatggaaaaggaaacaagatgaaggggaatttgttcccaaaagtgcacgagatgatgtcttatctcgtgcacttggtaagactaaagaagggataccactaacatttggtggtggagtAGGCATCAAAGATGTGTGGGGGACTGGAGAGCGGCGTAGCTTTCGACGGTATggagatgcggagatggaggaaatggaagcaagagtgaccaaaagggtcaaagatgagacaatacaagagatgaactccaagatggatgccatggttatggagaaatttatcacattttctaaagaacttggtgtccaaataccaagctag